In Candidatus Falkowbacteria bacterium, a genomic segment contains:
- the rpoC gene encoding DNA-directed RNA polymerase subunit beta', whose protein sequence is MINPIRSNDFEAIKLKLASPENIFEWSHGEVTRPETINYRTQKPEKDGLFCERIFGPSKDWECYCGKYKKIRYKGIICDKCGVEVTRSLVRRERMGHIKLETPVTHIWFLRGLSSKVGLALDLSMQSLEKVVYFASFVITDVNEELKQATIDQIKAEYKAKKKSLDADFSEQVGKIKSAKAKMTKEGKSQLEATDTAEREIASLEKIRDEKMLGLDSAFSQAQKELKDLKPLTIISENIYQNLSLKYGHIFSAGIGAEAVRALLERLDLTKEIKQLEKVLVDAVESKKEKLIKRLKFFKNLKANNVNPAWMVMKVVPVIPPDLRPMVALDGGRFATSDLNDLYRRIINRNNRLKQLLELNAPEVICRNEKRMLQEAVDALIDNSIRHGKTVVASTGQKRMLKSLADSLKGKQGRFRQNLLGKRIDYSGRSVIVVNPNLRLDQCGVPKRMAIELFKPFIISKLIEREIVHNVRSASRYIEAGHDEVWDILEEIIKGAFVLLNRAPTLHRLGIQAFRPILIEGLALQIHPLVCTAFNADFDGDQMAVHVPLTEEAIAEARDLMLASHNLLKPATGDPVVAPDKDIVWGTFYMTSLEQGSVKATRHFHSPLEAKAAYQLGGVRLRQPINVLLEGKGLVETTVGRIIFNDLLPEDLRYVNEVVGKGKVKNMVKDCYRRYGEDRTVQLLDEMKNVSFGYITRSGLSWGMGDLPDFENVHELVRTAEGKAEEIMNYYDEGLLTESERYSKTIELWTKVKEEVTAICTTSLDKDGPVYSMIESGARGSWAQLTQILGMKGLVTSPSGKIIELPVKGNFKKGFDVLEYFIATHGVRKGLSDTALRTSNAGYLTRRLVDVAQDVVIMDEDCNSDEGLTMTREESNEMGRPLIKRIVGRFLVDELKNAAGKVLVKKGELITEDIGDELASEDILTATVRSVLHCHLHRGVCQKCYGYDLAYNKLVKVGTAVGIIAAQSIGEPGTQLTMRTFHTGGVADQDDITQGLPRVEEIFEARSPKRKAFIAEVGGKVQVTELRAEGNNQNRLVSILHDGEETDKYYFAEAVLAEKNIEGEKGAPKKKRAKVEVLVADGDKVKKDAPLFRAGEVVVKAARAGVVKTEEKYVKVVAQVEKSKEYIIPRTFNVWVKDGETVEAGQQLSDGSLDLQHLFELRGISETQRYIVKEIQYVYSSQGQPLNDKHIETIARQMFSRIYIQDGAETDFLVGEIIEKSVFDRQNAIATKAGKNIAIGRQLLMGMTKASLTTNSFLSAASFQETAKVLIDAAITGKVDYLEGLKENVIIGRPIPAGTGFKKAIEE, encoded by the coding sequence ATGATCAACCCGATTAGAAGCAATGATTTTGAGGCCATTAAGTTGAAATTGGCTTCACCTGAAAATATTTTTGAATGGTCTCATGGCGAAGTAACACGTCCTGAAACTATTAACTATCGAACACAAAAGCCAGAAAAAGATGGTTTGTTCTGTGAAAGAATTTTTGGTCCATCAAAAGACTGGGAATGTTATTGTGGTAAGTATAAAAAAATTCGTTATAAAGGAATTATTTGTGATAAATGTGGCGTGGAAGTAACACGTAGTTTGGTGCGTCGTGAACGCATGGGACATATTAAATTAGAAACTCCAGTTACCCATATTTGGTTTCTACGTGGTTTGTCTTCAAAGGTTGGTTTGGCTTTAGATCTTTCCATGCAATCTTTGGAAAAAGTAGTCTACTTTGCCAGTTTTGTAATTACTGATGTTAATGAAGAATTGAAGCAAGCGACAATTGATCAGATTAAAGCTGAGTATAAAGCCAAGAAAAAATCTTTGGATGCTGATTTTTCAGAACAAGTTGGTAAAATAAAATCTGCAAAAGCTAAAATGACTAAAGAAGGAAAGAGTCAACTTGAAGCCACAGATACGGCAGAACGAGAAATCGCCAGTTTAGAAAAAATTCGTGATGAAAAAATGCTTGGTTTAGACTCTGCTTTTAGTCAAGCACAAAAAGAATTAAAAGACTTAAAGCCTTTGACTATTATTTCCGAAAATATTTACCAGAATTTAAGTCTTAAATATGGACATATTTTTAGTGCCGGTATTGGCGCTGAAGCAGTTCGGGCTTTGCTAGAACGTTTAGATTTAACCAAAGAAATAAAACAATTAGAAAAAGTCTTAGTAGATGCCGTTGAGTCAAAGAAAGAAAAACTTATTAAGCGTTTGAAATTCTTTAAGAATTTAAAAGCTAATAATGTGAATCCAGCCTGGATGGTTATGAAAGTTGTTCCAGTTATTCCTCCTGATTTACGCCCAATGGTTGCTTTGGATGGTGGTCGCTTTGCTACTTCTGACTTAAACGATTTATATCGACGTATTATTAATCGAAATAATCGTCTAAAACAATTATTAGAATTAAATGCGCCAGAAGTTATTTGTCGTAATGAAAAGCGTATGTTACAAGAAGCAGTTGATGCTTTGATTGATAACTCAATTCGACATGGAAAGACTGTGGTGGCTTCAACTGGTCAAAAGCGCATGCTTAAGTCTTTGGCTGATTCATTGAAAGGTAAGCAAGGTCGTTTCCGTCAAAACCTACTTGGAAAACGTATTGACTATTCAGGTCGAAGCGTTATCGTTGTAAATCCAAACTTGCGTCTTGATCAATGTGGTGTCCCAAAGCGTATGGCTATTGAACTCTTTAAGCCATTTATTATTTCAAAATTAATTGAGAGAGAAATTGTTCACAACGTTCGCAGTGCTTCACGATATATTGAAGCTGGACATGATGAAGTCTGGGATATTTTAGAAGAAATTATTAAGGGAGCTTTTGTATTACTCAACCGAGCTCCAACCTTACACCGTTTAGGTATCCAAGCTTTTCGTCCAATTTTGATTGAAGGTTTGGCTCTGCAGATTCACCCATTAGTTTGTACAGCTTTTAACGCTGACTTTGATGGAGACCAAATGGCTGTTCACGTTCCACTAACTGAAGAGGCAATTGCTGAAGCAAGAGATTTAATGTTGGCTTCCCATAACTTATTAAAACCAGCGACCGGAGATCCAGTTGTGGCTCCAGATAAAGATATTGTTTGGGGAACGTTCTATATGACAAGTTTGGAGCAGGGAAGTGTTAAGGCAACGCGACATTTTCATTCTCCATTAGAAGCCAAAGCTGCCTATCAGCTTGGAGGTGTTCGTTTACGACAACCAATTAATGTATTGCTGGAAGGAAAAGGTTTAGTTGAAACAACTGTTGGTAGAATTATTTTTAATGATTTGCTACCTGAGGATTTGCGCTATGTTAATGAAGTTGTTGGTAAGGGCAAGGTTAAGAATATGGTAAAAGATTGTTACCGACGATATGGCGAAGATCGAACTGTTCAACTTCTTGATGAAATGAAAAATGTTAGTTTCGGCTATATCACTCGAAGTGGTTTGTCTTGGGGAATGGGTGATTTACCTGACTTTGAAAATGTTCATGAATTAGTTAGAACTGCCGAGGGTAAGGCTGAAGAAATTATGAATTACTATGACGAAGGTTTGTTAACTGAAAGTGAACGTTATAGTAAAACAATTGAACTATGGACCAAGGTGAAAGAAGAAGTAACAGCAATTTGTACAACCTCACTTGATAAAGATGGACCAGTTTATTCAATGATTGAGTCTGGAGCTCGTGGATCTTGGGCTCAGTTAACTCAGATTTTAGGAATGAAAGGTTTAGTTACTTCACCTTCTGGTAAGATTATTGAATTGCCGGTAAAGGGAAACTTTAAGAAAGGTTTTGATGTTTTGGAATACTTCATTGCTACTCACGGTGTGCGTAAAGGTTTGTCTGATACCGCGCTACGAACTTCGAATGCCGGTTACTTAACCCGACGTTTGGTTGACGTTGCTCAGGATGTGGTTATTATGGATGAAGATTGCAATAGTGATGAAGGTTTAACAATGACCAGAGAGGAAAGTAATGAAATGGGTCGTCCATTAATTAAGAGAATTGTTGGTAGATTTTTGGTTGATGAATTAAAGAATGCAGCTGGTAAAGTATTGGTAAAAAAAGGTGAATTAATTACTGAAGATATTGGTGATGAACTTGCTTCAGAAGATATATTAACCGCCACCGTTCGATCAGTCTTGCATTGTCACCTTCACCGTGGTGTTTGTCAAAAGTGTTATGGTTATGACTTGGCTTATAATAAATTAGTTAAAGTAGGTACTGCTGTTGGAATTATTGCCGCTCAGTCAATTGGTGAGCCAGGAACCCAGTTAACAATGCGTACCTTCCACACTGGTGGTGTAGCTGACCAAGATGATATCACTCAAGGTTTGCCTCGTGTTGAAGAAATCTTTGAAGCTCGTTCTCCAAAGCGTAAGGCTTTTATTGCTGAAGTTGGTGGTAAGGTACAGGTTACAGAATTACGAGCTGAAGGTAATAATCAGAACCGACTGGTTTCTATTTTGCATGATGGGGAAGAAACTGATAAATATTATTTTGCTGAAGCGGTTTTGGCTGAAAAAAATATTGAAGGTGAAAAAGGTGCTCCAAAAAAGAAACGCGCTAAAGTTGAAGTCTTAGTGGCTGATGGTGATAAGGTTAAAAAAGATGCACCTTTGTTTAGAGCTGGAGAAGTAGTTGTTAAGGCAGCTCGAGCCGGTGTGGTAAAGACTGAGGAAAAATATGTTAAAGTAGTGGCTCAAGTTGAAAAATCCAAAGAATATATTATTCCTCGTACCTTTAATGTCTGGGTTAAGGATGGTGAGACAGTTGAAGCTGGTCAACAATTAAGTGACGGTAGTCTTGATCTTCAACATTTATTTGAGCTTCGTGGTATTTCTGAAACTCAACGTTATATTGTTAAAGAAATTCAGTATGTTTATTCTTCTCAAGGTCAACCTTTGAATGATAAACATATTGAGACAATCGCTCGACAGATGTTTTCTCGTATATATATTCAGGACGGTGCTGAAACAGACTTTTTGGTCGGTGAAATTATTGAAAAGTCAGTCTTTGACCGCCAAAATGCTATTGCGACAAAGGCTGGTAAGAATATTGCCATTGGCCGTCAGCTTTTGATGGGTATGACCAAAGCCTCATTAACAACTAATAGTTTCTTGTCAGCGGCTTCTTTCCAGGAAACAGCTAAGGTTCTGATTGATGCTGCGATTACGGGCAAAGTTGATTATCTTGAGGGTCTAAAAGAAAATGTTATTATCGGTCGACCAATTCCAGCTGGAACAGGTTTTAAGAAAGCGATTGAGGAATAA
- the rpoB gene encoding DNA-directed RNA polymerase subunit beta, which yields MPKSSSAVRVHTPRKYFTSQNAVIPMPDLIEVQKDSYAWFLKEGLADLFDEISPITDFIGRELELHFGKYYLDEAKFDEAESKAKNVTYEASLRVETTLLNKKTGEKITQEVFLGDFPLMTKNGTFIINGIERAIVSQLIRSAGVIFSAEQIRGRKYYGAKIIPNRGAWIELETDAGGVIWARIDRKRKVAVTSLLRAFGFGADDEIRQLFKEVNQGEMDYIEATLGKDTAKDEAEGLIEVYKRIRPGDLATADNAKQLIHSMFFRFDRYDFDRVGRYKLNKRFGFDIPNNKSTRILRREDLVAIISEIIRLNITQEREDDIDHLGNRRVRAIGELIQNKTRIGLARMERIIKDKMSIMELDSLSPNKLINARPVMSVVKEFFMSSQLSQFMDQTNPLAELEHKRRLSAMGPGGLTRERAGFEVRDVHTTHYSRICPIATPEGPNIGLVGHFASYARLNNYGFIEAPYRKVEVDASGKSHVTEEIIYLDAFEEEKYISTAFTTPVDKEGHFTVEKAEVRKFGEPAIEDVSKINLMGVAANQIVSVATSLIPFLEHDDGIRALMGTNMQRQAVPLIAARAPIVGTGVEGRAASDSGHVVLAEADGEVIRADGTQIVIRDKKGKDYTYKLSKFLRSNASTCINQRPIISRGDSVKKGQILTDASAVDNGELALGNNVLVAFMTWEGFNYEDAVIISERLVKEDLYSSIHIEHYTIDVRDTKLGAEIVTNDIPNISEEKLNNLDERGIIRIGAEVSSGDILVGKITPKGETELSAEEKLLRAIFGDKAKDVRDSSLYLEHGEHGKVVDVKIFSREQGDKLSAGVIQSIQVTVANLRKIRAGDKMAGRHGNKGVVSKIVPPEDMPYLEDGTPIDIILSPLGVVSRMNLGQLLETHLGFAAHKLNYTVATPPLNGINEETIREQLIEAGLPEDGKVTLFNGKSGQRFDNKVTVGYKYMLKLNHMVEDKIHQRSIGPYSLITQQPLGGKAQFGGQRFGEMEVWALEAYGAAHSLQEILTIKSDDVSGRSKAYESIIKGETIRKLNVPESFNVLVRELKGLGLDVELLDKNNQPIALEKGNEEYDPSPRPPFVSAPKPEETEAI from the coding sequence ATGCCTAAGTCTTCCTCCGCCGTTCGTGTCCATACACCACGAAAATACTTCACAAGTCAGAATGCAGTTATTCCAATGCCTGACTTAATAGAAGTTCAAAAGGATTCGTATGCTTGGTTTTTGAAAGAAGGTTTAGCAGATTTATTTGATGAGATTTCTCCGATCACAGATTTTATTGGTCGGGAGTTAGAATTGCATTTTGGTAAGTATTATCTTGATGAAGCAAAGTTTGATGAAGCTGAAAGTAAGGCTAAGAATGTGACCTACGAAGCTTCGTTGCGTGTTGAAACAACTTTGCTAAATAAAAAGACTGGAGAAAAAATAACTCAAGAAGTTTTCTTGGGTGATTTTCCATTGATGACGAAAAATGGAACTTTCATTATTAACGGTATTGAAAGAGCTATTGTTTCTCAGCTCATTCGTTCAGCGGGTGTTATTTTCTCAGCCGAACAGATTCGAGGACGAAAATATTATGGTGCAAAAATTATTCCAAACCGAGGAGCTTGGATTGAATTGGAAACTGATGCAGGCGGAGTAATTTGGGCCAGAATTGATCGCAAACGAAAAGTAGCAGTGACATCTTTGTTACGGGCTTTTGGTTTTGGTGCTGATGATGAAATTCGTCAATTATTCAAAGAAGTAAACCAAGGTGAGATGGATTATATTGAAGCGACCTTGGGTAAAGATACAGCCAAAGATGAAGCTGAAGGTTTGATTGAAGTGTACAAGAGAATTCGTCCAGGAGACTTAGCGACCGCTGATAATGCCAAGCAGTTAATTCACTCAATGTTTTTTCGTTTTGATCGCTATGACTTTGACCGTGTTGGTCGTTATAAATTAAACAAGCGTTTTGGTTTTGATATTCCAAACAATAAATCAACTCGTATTTTACGTCGTGAAGATTTGGTAGCTATTATTTCAGAAATTATTCGTTTAAATATTACTCAAGAAAGAGAAGATGATATTGACCACTTAGGCAATCGTCGTGTTCGGGCTATTGGTGAATTGATTCAAAATAAAACTCGTATTGGTTTGGCTCGTATGGAGCGTATTATCAAAGACAAGATGAGTATTATGGAGCTTGACTCATTGAGCCCAAATAAATTGATTAATGCTCGTCCGGTTATGAGTGTGGTTAAGGAATTCTTTATGTCTTCCCAGCTTTCACAGTTCATGGACCAAACAAATCCTCTAGCTGAGCTTGAACACAAGCGACGTTTGTCAGCTATGGGACCTGGTGGCTTAACTCGTGAACGCGCTGGTTTCGAAGTTCGAGACGTACACACCACTCACTATAGTCGTATTTGTCCGATTGCTACACCAGAAGGTCCAAACATTGGTTTAGTTGGTCACTTTGCTAGTTATGCACGATTAAATAATTATGGTTTTATTGAAGCTCCATACCGAAAAGTTGAAGTTGATGCTTCTGGTAAGTCTCATGTTACTGAAGAAATTATTTATTTAGATGCTTTTGAAGAAGAAAAATATATTTCCACAGCTTTCACAACCCCAGTTGATAAAGAAGGACATTTTACAGTTGAAAAAGCTGAAGTTAGAAAGTTTGGTGAACCGGCCATTGAAGATGTTTCAAAAATTAATTTAATGGGTGTAGCGGCTAACCAGATTGTTTCCGTGGCTACTTCATTAATTCCTTTCTTAGAACATGATGATGGTATTCGTGCCTTAATGGGAACAAACATGCAACGTCAGGCTGTTCCTTTGATTGCTGCCAGAGCTCCAATTGTTGGAACCGGTGTTGAAGGTCGTGCCGCTTCTGATTCAGGTCACGTTGTCTTAGCAGAAGCTGACGGTGAAGTGATCCGCGCTGATGGAACCCAGATTGTGATTCGTGATAAAAAAGGCAAAGACTATACATATAAGCTCAGTAAATTTTTACGTTCAAATGCTTCAACCTGTATTAATCAACGACCAATTATTAGTCGTGGTGACAGTGTGAAGAAAGGTCAAATTTTAACAGATGCCTCAGCGGTTGATAATGGAGAGTTAGCTTTAGGTAATAACGTCTTGGTCGCCTTTATGACTTGGGAAGGATTTAACTATGAAGACGCCGTAATTATTTCGGAACGTTTAGTGAAAGAAGATTTATATTCTTCTATTCATATTGAACACTATACAATTGATGTTCGTGATACAAAACTTGGTGCAGAAATTGTGACCAACGACATTCCAAACATTTCAGAAGAAAAATTAAATAACCTTGATGAACGCGGTATTATCAGAATTGGCGCTGAAGTTTCCAGCGGTGATATTTTGGTTGGTAAAATTACTCCAAAAGGTGAAACAGAGCTTTCAGCTGAAGAAAAATTACTTCGCGCTATTTTTGGTGATAAAGCCAAAGATGTTCGTGACTCATCATTATATCTTGAACATGGTGAACACGGAAAAGTGGTTGATGTTAAAATTTTCTCCCGTGAACAAGGTGATAAACTTTCTGCCGGTGTTATTCAATCAATTCAAGTTACTGTTGCTAACCTTCGAAAAATTCGCGCTGGTGATAAAATGGCTGGTCGTCACGGAAACAAGGGCGTTGTTTCAAAAATCGTGCCGCCAGAAGATATGCCTTATCTAGAAGATGGAACCCCAATTGATATTATTTTATCTCCATTGGGAGTTGTCTCTCGTATGAACCTTGGACAGTTGTTAGAAACTCACTTAGGTTTTGCGGCTCATAAATTAAATTACACGGTTGCCACCCCACCATTAAATGGTATTAACGAAGAAACAATTCGTGAGCAGTTGATTGAAGCTGGTTTACCTGAAGATGGAAAAGTAACTCTCTTTAACGGAAAGAGTGGTCAACGTTTTGATAATAAAGTGACTGTTGGTTATAAATACATGTTGAAATTGAACCACATGGTTGAAGATAAGATTCACCAACGTTCAATTGGTCCATACTCATTGATTACTCAGCAGCCGCTTGGTGGAAAAGCTCAATTCGGTGGACAACGTTTTGGAGAAATGGAAGTCTGGGCTTTGGAAGCCTATGGCGCAGCTCACAGCTTACAAGAAATATTAACAATTAAATCTGACGATGTTTCTGGTCGATCAAAAGCTTATGAATCAATTATCAAAGGAGAAACAATTAGAAAATTAAATGTGCCAGAATCATTCAACGTTTTAGTCCGTGAATTAAAAGGTCTGGGTCTAGATGTTGAGTTATTAGATAAAAATAATCAGCCTATTGCCCTTGAAAAAGGTAATGAAGAATATGATCCTTCACCACGGCCGCCCTTCGTCTCGGCGCCAAAGCCTGAAGAAACTGAGGCTATTTAA
- the murE gene encoding UDP-N-acetylmuramyl-tripeptide synthetase: MDKILLTIKRYIPKKVFTLLWPLYHFFLGVAANIIYRWPSEKLIVIGVTGTTGKTTTTYLIAKMLQEAGYKVGYTSTAMFGDGENEWLNNKKMTMVGRLFTHQMLRKMVKNGCHYAIIETSSEGIIQYRHRFINYDIVLFTCLYPEHIESHGSFENYKEAKGMLFAHLKNGKTKYADETFKIKKPKSGLQKTELMRIKKTIIVNGNDEHAEYFLDFWAEEKWAFRIAEVGKPKPVFNADVKEIVASTAKTNGQSYLVFGTTKVAVNLLGDFNRQNILASLSVGLAQSMTLDRLKIGIEKISGVAGRLERINVGQPFTVIVDYAFEPQAVSKLYETVATLPHNRIIHVLGSTGGGRDKSRRPILGEIAGRRSDIMIVTDEDPYDENPETIIAEVVAGTATTDKRMNVDLFTYLDRRQAIHEALKLAQAGDVVLITGKGSEQAICRSRGVKEPWDDRKVCREELEHLGYQTVDKSDN, translated from the coding sequence ATGGACAAGATTCTTCTGACAATAAAACGCTATATTCCCAAAAAAGTTTTTACCTTACTGTGGCCTTTGTATCACTTTTTTTTGGGCGTGGCAGCAAATATTATTTATCGCTGGCCAAGTGAAAAATTAATTGTAATTGGTGTTACGGGAACGACTGGAAAAACTACTACCACCTATTTAATTGCCAAGATGTTACAAGAGGCTGGATATAAAGTTGGCTATACTTCCACAGCTATGTTTGGTGATGGAGAAAATGAATGGCTGAATAATAAAAAAATGACAATGGTTGGTCGTTTATTTACTCACCAGATGTTACGAAAAATGGTGAAGAATGGTTGTCATTACGCAATTATTGAAACATCATCAGAAGGGATTATTCAATATCGTCATCGTTTTATTAATTATGATATTGTCTTGTTTACGTGTTTATACCCTGAGCATATTGAATCCCATGGTAGTTTTGAAAATTATAAAGAAGCCAAAGGGATGTTATTTGCTCATTTGAAAAATGGCAAAACAAAATATGCTGATGAAACCTTTAAAATTAAAAAACCAAAAAGTGGTTTGCAGAAAACTGAATTAATGAGGATTAAGAAAACTATAATAGTTAATGGTAACGATGAACATGCAGAATATTTTTTGGATTTTTGGGCAGAAGAAAAATGGGCTTTCCGAATTGCTGAAGTTGGGAAGCCAAAACCAGTCTTCAATGCTGATGTAAAAGAAATTGTAGCCTCAACAGCAAAAACTAATGGTCAGTCATACTTAGTTTTTGGCACTACAAAAGTCGCAGTTAATTTACTTGGTGATTTTAATCGTCAAAATATTTTAGCAAGTCTGAGTGTTGGACTTGCACAATCAATGACTCTAGATAGATTAAAAATTGGTATTGAAAAAATTTCTGGCGTTGCTGGTCGCTTGGAAAGAATTAACGTTGGACAACCATTCACAGTTATAGTTGATTATGCTTTTGAACCTCAGGCCGTTAGCAAGTTGTATGAAACAGTCGCAACTTTACCGCATAATAGAATTATTCATGTATTGGGCTCAACTGGTGGTGGTCGTGATAAATCACGGCGTCCAATTCTTGGAGAGATTGCCGGAAGGCGATCTGACATTATGATTGTAACGGACGAGGATCCATATGATGAAAATCCTGAAACTATTATAGCTGAAGTTGTTGCCGGTACGGCGACAACTGATAAGCGTATGAATGTAGATTTATTTACGTATCTAGACCGACGGCAAGCAATCCATGAGGCGTTGAAGCTCGCTCAAGCTGGTGATGTTGTCCTTATTACGGGGAAGGGAAGTGAGCAGGCTATCTGTCGATCTAGGGGGGTTAAAGAGCCTTGGGACGATAGAAAGGTCTGTCGTGAGGAATTGGAGCATTTAGGATATCAAACTGTGGATAAGTCAGACAATTAG
- a CDS encoding peptidoglycan bridge formation glycyltransferase FemA/FemB family protein, whose product MQFRELQCTPKHLELLDHYQDSLPHSQFLQSSKWGNFQSMRNATVKLFSDEEKKIVLLTIKQRLPFGFCYYYIPRGPYLVNIETSQEFLQGLCEAIRTSDPKAIFIRLEPLQSIVSKNLIKTIDIQPSKTLLLSLGQSEAEMLAQMHQKTRYNIRLAEKKNLIIKTSAEFCDQFLDLLEETKQRDQFRIHSRSYYKTMIESETVDLVTVWDNETLLAGSLVAKQGDTVTYVHGASSSLKRELMAPYFLHWQTIRQAKVDGFSWYDWQGIDEIKWPGVTRFKQGFGGETYLFPGTFDYALVSAAYAGYTIFRRIRRLFF is encoded by the coding sequence ATGCAATTTAGAGAATTACAATGTACTCCAAAGCATCTTGAATTATTAGATCACTATCAAGATAGCTTGCCTCATAGTCAATTCCTCCAATCATCCAAATGGGGGAATTTTCAGAGTATGCGAAACGCAACAGTGAAGCTTTTTTCTGATGAAGAAAAAAAGATAGTTTTGTTAACAATTAAACAAAGACTGCCTTTTGGTTTTTGTTATTATTATATTCCTCGAGGTCCGTATCTTGTAAATATAGAAACCAGTCAAGAATTCTTACAAGGTTTATGTGAAGCAATTCGTACGAGTGACCCCAAAGCAATTTTTATTCGTCTGGAACCACTTCAATCTATTGTTTCAAAAAATCTGATTAAGACTATAGATATCCAGCCAAGTAAAACATTATTACTCTCTCTAGGGCAATCAGAAGCAGAAATGTTAGCGCAGATGCATCAAAAAACTCGCTATAATATCCGCTTAGCTGAAAAGAAAAATTTAATTATAAAAACTAGTGCAGAATTTTGTGATCAATTTTTAGATCTACTTGAAGAAACAAAACAACGAGATCAATTTCGGATTCACTCTCGCTCATACTATAAAACAATGATTGAAAGCGAGACAGTAGATTTAGTAACAGTTTGGGATAATGAAACTTTGTTAGCTGGCAGCTTAGTTGCAAAACAAGGTGATACTGTTACCTATGTACATGGTGCTTCGTCTTCCCTTAAAAGAGAGCTCATGGCTCCATATTTTTTGCACTGGCAGACAATTCGTCAGGCCAAAGTAGATGGGTTTTCTTGGTATGACTGGCAGGGGATTGATGAGATAAAATGGCCAGGCGTCACCAGGTTTAAACAAGGCTTTGGCGGAGAAACATATTTATTTCCGGGAACTTTTGATTATGCACTTGTTTCCGCTGCCTATGCAGGTTATACTATATTTCGTCGCATAAGGCGTCTTTTTTTCTAA
- the ruvA gene encoding Holliday junction branch migration protein RuvA, with translation MLSFLRGTILQKTEDYILVDVHDLGYRIYVTKTCISETKKDGKIELFLYQHIREDASDLYGFKNEDELELFEKLISVSGVGPKSGLAILSLAPSDSIRQAIAQGDDGMLTKVSGIGGKTAQRIILELRGKLDHIGSQGSGRSEEIEALVSLGYSSMQAREALNRIDSSITDSSERIRQALQHI, from the coding sequence ATGCTCTCATTTTTACGTGGAACAATATTACAAAAAACGGAAGACTACATCTTGGTTGATGTGCATGATTTAGGCTATAGAATTTATGTAACAAAAACGTGTATTTCTGAAACTAAGAAAGATGGGAAGATAGAATTATTTTTATACCAGCATATTCGTGAAGATGCCAGTGACCTGTATGGTTTTAAAAACGAAGATGAATTAGAATTATTTGAAAAACTTATTTCAGTTTCAGGTGTTGGTCCAAAATCTGGATTAGCAATTCTAAGTTTGGCACCAAGCGATTCAATCCGACAAGCCATTGCTCAGGGTGATGATGGAATGCTGACAAAAGTTTCCGGCATTGGTGGAAAAACTGCACAAAGAATTATTTTAGAACTTCGTGGAAAGCTTGATCATATTGGTAGTCAGGGAAGTGGGCGAAGTGAAGAAATTGAAGCTTTGGTTAGTTTGGGATACTCAAGTATGCAAGCCCGAGAAGCCTTGAATCGAATTGATAGTTCGATTACTGATAGCTCGGAGAGAATTCGCCAAGCCTTACAACATATTTAA